In the Labilithrix sp. genome, GCTCTACGCCCACTTCGTCGGCGAGCGCGTCGCCGAGGGCGACACGCAGCCCTACGCGATCGACCTCGAGTACAAGCTGATGACCGAGAACGGCGCCGCGAAGCTGTACATCAAGCAGACCCGCCTCCTCGCGCTGCGCTAGTCTTTCTTGTTCGAGAGGGCTCTGCCCTCTCGAGCTCTCCCGCCGGGGGGTTCTTCGCACGCGCTGCGCGCGTGCTGCGACGCCCCCGGACCCCCGCGAGAGGGTCTTACCGCTCCGCAGAGGGACTACTGCTGTGGGTAGGATGAGACGGCGATGCGGCGGCCGTCTGGGTCGCGGAAGTAGAGGGTGAAGTCGGTGCGCGCCTCGACTTCGATCTCGGGGCTCGTGGCGAAGCGGTCGCGGGCGGCGGGGGGCAGCGCGAAGCAGAGGAGCTCCTTTGTCGTCGGGTCGATGCGAGGCTCGTCGGGGTCGCGCTCTTCGAGCATCAGGATGGTGCCGCCGGCGTCGAGCCAGAGGGAGCGCGGGTTGCGGCGGGTGATCGCGAGGCCGAGGACGCCGGCGTAGAAGCGCTCCAGCGCGGCGAGGTCGTCGGTGCGAAGGGCGAGGTGATGGATCCGCATGCGGCGCGGGCATGCTAATTCAAGCGGCCATGCGAAACGTCGTCGTCGCCACCCACGGCCATTGCTTCGACGGGCTCTGCTCGGCCGTGATGTACACGCGGCTCCTCCGCCACGTGCGGGCGGGCGAGGAGCTCGCGTTCTCCTACCGCGGGATGGGCTACGGCCCGGGGCAGAACGGGGTCGACCCCGCGATCCTCACCGGCGACGACAACGCGATCCTCGACTATCGCTTCTCCGTCGCGCCGTCGCTCAACTGGTACTTCGATCACCACGTGAGCGCGTTCCCCGGCGCGGCGGAGCGCGATGCGTTCGAGGCCGGTCTCCACGACGCGAAGCGCCACCTCTTCCACGACGGCAAATACGGCTCCTGCACGAAGCTCATCGCCGACGTCGGGCGCGCTCGGTTCGGGCTCGACACGTCCGATTGCGCCGAGCTCGTGCGCTGGGCGGACATGATCGACTCCGCGTCGTTCCCGAGCGCGGAGATGGCGGTCGAGAAGAGCGAGCCGGTGCTGCAGCTGATGACGGTGGTAGAGAACAAAGGCAACGACGCGTTCCTCGCCGCGATGATCCCGCGCCTGCTCGAGCGGCCGCTCGACGAGGTGGCGAAGAGCCAGGACGTGACGGAGGCGTTCGCGCCGCTCTGGGCGCAGCAGCAGAAGTTCGTCGAGCAGGTCCGCGCCGGGGCCGAGGTGCGCGGGTCGGTCGTCCTCGTGGACCTGTCGGACGTGGTGATCGACGTCGCGGCGAAGTTCGTGACGTACGCGTACTGGCCCGAGAGCGCCTACTCCGTGCTCCTCACGCGCTCGACGACGAAGTGCAAGCTGTCGATCGGTTACAACCCGTGGTCCAAGGTCCCGCGCACGCACGACATCGCGAAGATCTGCGAGCGCCACGGCGGCGGCGGCCACCCCGTCGTCGGCGCGGTGACGCTGAAGGCGGACGAGGTCGCGAAGGCGAAGACCCTCGCCCGCGCGATCGCGGACGAGCTCGCCTCGTAGGTGGTGAAGGTCCTCGGCCATCGCGGCGGGCGAGGGGAGGGCTGGCCGGCGGAGAACTCGATCGCGGCGTTCGCGCGCGCGTTCGCGGAGGGGGCGGACGGCGTGGAGCTCGACGTGCGGCTCTCGCGCGACGGAGTGCCGGTGCTGCTCCACGATCCGAAGCTCGCGGACGGACGCGTCGTCGGGCGCTGCCTCCGCGCCGAGCTCGACGCGGCGACGCTCGACGACGCGCTCGACGTCTGCCGCGGCAAGATCGTGAACGTCGAGGTGAAGCCCGACGCGCCGCAGCGATTCGCGCTCGTCCGCGCGGTCGCGCGCTCGCTGGCGCGCGCGGCGCGCGACGTCGAGGTGGTGGTGAGCTCGTTCGACCCCGCGATCGTCCTCGCCTTCGCGGCGCTCGCGCCCCGGCATCCACGCGCGATGCTCGTCGGCGCGCGGACCCCGCGCCTCACGACGCGGCTCCCCCTCGCGCTGCGGCGGCTCGTCGTGGCCGCCCATCTCCACGATACGCTCGTGAGCGCCGCCGTCGCCGCGCGCATCCGTGCGGCCGGCCTCCGCCTCTGCGTATGGACCGTGAACGACGCGTCGCGCGCGTCGGAGCTCGCCGCCCTCGGGGCGGAGTGGCTCATCACCGACGGCCCGCGAGAAATCGTCGCTGCTACCCGCTGAATCGCCACGAAAATCGAAATTCGTCCGGCGGCGTGTCGATCCGCGGAGGGCTCGCGTGTCGTCCGGGCATGAACACGAACATCGCTCTTCTCGTCCCGCCCGCTGCTCCCGCCACGAAGTGGGGCGCCCGCATCGTTGGAGGTCTCGCCATGGCGTTCCTCGCGTTCGACGCCGCGATCAAGATCGCGCTCTATGGTCCCGCGGTCGAAGGGTCCGCGAAGCTCGGCTTCACACCCTCCGCCGTCGTCGCCCTCGGCGCCCTCGAGCTGGTCATGATCCTCCTCTACCTCGTGCCCCGCACCGCGCCGATCGGCGCCGTCCTCTGGACCGGCTACCTCGGCGGCGCGATCTGCGTCCACGTGCAGCAGGGAGACCCGTGGCTCAGCCACACGCTGTTCCCGATCTACGTCGCGGTCATGCTCTGGCTGCCGCTGTTCCTGCGCGACGAGCGAGTGCGCAACCTTTTGGTTGCGTGAATCCGCGGGTCGGGTATCTTGCAACCAAGAGGTTGCATCATGTCCGTGCGCGCTGAGGCCATCCGGGTGCGGGACGCTTCGCCGCTCTTCGCCGCGCTCGGCGACGAGACCCGACTGAAGCTCGTCGCGCGGCTCGCGAAGACGGGGCCCGCCTCGATCTCGCGGCTCAGCGCGAAGGCCGACGTCACGCGGCAGGCGATCACGAAGCACCTCGAGGTGCTCGCCGGCGCCGGGCTCGTGAAGAGCCGGCGCGTCGGACGCGAGCGCGTCTGGGAGCTCGATCCCGCGCGCCTCGCCGACGCACATCGTCACCTCGACGCGATCGCGAAGCAGTGGGAGGTCACGCTCGCCCGCCTCGAGCGCGACTGAGTCTGGATCCCGCGCGCGCGTCGGCGTCCTCACCCCGCCGGCGACGCGGGCGGGGCTCGTGGTTCATCGGGCTCGTGCTCATGGGCTCATGCGCCGCGGAAGGGGCCGGCGCTGGGGCCGTGCGTGCTCGCGTGTTTCGCGAGGCAGCGGATGTGGAGCGGCGCATCGCACTCGTCGCAGGCGGCGCCTTCGGAGGCGACCGTGATGCGGTCGTCGCAGGTGGAGCAGCGCTTGCCCGCGACCTGCGGCGCGCTCGGCGCGTCGCTCCAGCGCGGATCGTCGCGCGGCGGCAACGCGCGCGGGGCGCGGCCGGGGAGGGCGCGCCGAGCGCGGGCGCGGACGATGTCGCCGATGCCCTTCACGACGGACATCCCGCCGAGGACGACGGAGCCGAAGCAGAGGCCGACGCCAGGTCCGCCGTCGAGCCAGAGCCCGAGCTCGAAGAGCACGACCGCGCCGAGGGTGCCGGCGACGAGCGTGCGGGCGCCGGAGACGGTGGGCTTCTTGGAGCTCAAGCTCGCGTCATCGTCACTTGTCGCACGTGATCCGCACGACCTCGACGCCGCCAGGGATGTTCTGCGAGAACACGCCGTCGGGCAGCGGCGGGTTCCACTTCACGTCTTCGTAGCGGAAGAGGACGTCCTGGTCCTGACCCGGGACCTCGACGTGGATGCGTCGCGGCAGCTCGGCGTTGCACTGCGGCCCGCTCGTGGGGATCGGCGGATCGATCATCGCGGGATCGATCTGCGGGACGGACATCGCGGCCGGTTTATGGTCGGCGAGCTCGGCGTGGTAAAGCGTGATGCCCTGCTGTTCGACGACGACGTCGAGGACGCGGAGCCGCTGCTCGTTCCACGGTCTCCCGAAGTCGTCGGGGTGGGGCGCGACGTGCACCTTCTCGACCGAGCCGTTGTTCCCCTTGATCGTCACGACGTAGTAGCCCTTGCCGCTCCACTCGATCGACTCGTCGGCTTCGTCGTGCTTGAGGACGGGCACCTCGCCGCGGAGG is a window encoding:
- a CDS encoding glycerophosphodiester phosphodiesterase — encoded protein: MVKVLGHRGGRGEGWPAENSIAAFARAFAEGADGVELDVRLSRDGVPVLLHDPKLADGRVVGRCLRAELDAATLDDALDVCRGKIVNVEVKPDAPQRFALVRAVARSLARAARDVEVVVSSFDPAIVLAFAALAPRHPRAMLVGARTPRLTTRLPLALRRLVVAAHLHDTLVSAAVAARIRAAGLRLCVWTVNDASRASELAALGAEWLITDGPREIVAATR
- a CDS encoding DoxX family protein codes for the protein MNTNIALLVPPAAPATKWGARIVGGLAMAFLAFDAAIKIALYGPAVEGSAKLGFTPSAVVALGALELVMILLYLVPRTAPIGAVLWTGYLGGAICVHVQQGDPWLSHTLFPIYVAVMLWLPLFLRDERVRNLLVA
- a CDS encoding VOC family protein — encoded protein: MRIHHLALRTDDLAALERFYAGVLGLAITRRNPRSLWLDAGGTILMLEERDPDEPRIDPTTKELLCFALPPAARDRFATSPEIEVEARTDFTLYFRDPDGRRIAVSSYPQQ
- a CDS encoding winged helix-turn-helix transcriptional regulator, with amino-acid sequence MSVRAEAIRVRDASPLFAALGDETRLKLVARLAKTGPASISRLSAKADVTRQAITKHLEVLAGAGLVKSRRVGRERVWELDPARLADAHRHLDAIAKQWEVTLARLERD